A single Diachasmimorpha longicaudata isolate KC_UGA_2023 chromosome 10, iyDiaLong2, whole genome shotgun sequence DNA region contains:
- the LOC135166978 gene encoding odorant receptor 94a-like isoform X1 — protein sequence MFAKSTDPPVKTPADPVPTFESLFNVCRIAIRFSGILGIDSVLSKSSGKIRDLKIFYYFFGICPVAVVLICEVRNMIHFWGSNISVALEICTSALSGLVVITQGFSIYYSRRDFLDFISSISDLWRRQVNYNSNRDIVRRVKGTRSFTQIYAILVILLASSYTLRPFCLLLVHVIFTRNETYDLTQTAYPALYPFAIDSMSKYITCISIEFLIFISVGAWWIAADMLFLQSATHLSSQYQILNNDLMTIKTGVDAPTISDSSTIQQLNSLGKRHAHLLLLSEKLKRLFSPILMCLMLVTSANICICIINLQEELIRQNIAGVNKCVIHTLITMIQPAIYCIYANDLVESAEWTAMAAYESDWVNESQNFKKSVRLITMRAQEGLKFRFWGFFNVDVHQLTQIGTLAVRFFALVNNLA from the exons ATGTTCGCAAAATCGACAGATCCCCCCGTAAAAACCCCCGCCGACCCTGTGCCAACTTTCGAAAGCTTATTTAACGTATGTCGAATTGCAATACGTTTCTCTGGAATTCTCGGGATAGACTCAGTCCTCTCAAAATcgtcgggaaaaattcgagatttaaaaatattctattatttttttggaatatgCCCCGTAGCGGTCGTCCTCATCTGCGAGGTCCGCAACATGATCCACTTCTGGGGGTCAAACATTAGTGTGGCACTGGAGATATGCACATCTGCTCTCAGTGGTCTTGTTGTCATAACCCAAGGATTCTCGATATACTATTCTCGAAGAGACTTTTTGGATTTTATATCGTCGATAAGTGACTTATGGAGACGACAAGTAAATTATAATAGTAATCGTGACATTGTGAGGAGAGTGAAGGGCACCCGATCTTTCACGCAAATTTACGCTATTTTGGTGATACTTTTGGCGAGCAGTTATACACTTCGGCCCTTCTG TTTGCTACTAGTACATGTTATATTCACTAGAAATGAGACCTACGATTTGACTCAGACTGCGTACCCCGCGCTCTATCCCTTCGCAATTGACAGCATGAGTAAATACATCACATgtatctctattgaatttctaATATTCATCAGCGTGGGTGCATGGTGGATAGCTGCAGACATGCTATTCCTGCAATCAGCGACTCACTTATCATCGCAATATCAG ATTCTGAATAACGATCTCATGACTATCAAAACTGGTGTCGATGCGCCTACTATCAGTGATTCTTCTACTATTCAACAACTGAATTCTCTTGGAAAACGTCATGCTCACTTATTACT ATTGTCCGAGAAATTGAAGAGATTATTCAGCCCGATATTGATGTGTCTGATGTTGGTGACAAGTGCTAATATTTGTATTTGCATAATCAATCTTCAGGAG GAACTCATTCGTCAAAACATTGCGGGAGTTAACAAGTGTGTTATACATACTCTAATTACTATGATCCAACCGGCTATATATTGCATTTATGCCAATGATCTTGTTGAAAGT gcCGAGTGGACGGCAATGGCGGCATACGAATCTGATTGGGTGAACGaaagtcaaaatttcaaaaaatctgtACGACTGATTACCATGCGGGCACAAGAAGGTCTTAAATTTagattttggggatttttcaaCGTCGACGTGCATCAGTTAACGCAG ATTGGTACCCTCGCTGTCAGATTTTTTGCACTAGTGAATAATCTGGCCTGA
- the LOC135166972 gene encoding bone morphogenetic protein receptor type-1B, translated as MAAALTVKTGRRECKYGLLWLSVFFILAKNIGVSGITCYCDGHCPDDRQNGTCEGRPGGHCFSAVEEVWDRDLGEWVPEFSFGCLPPDEQGFMQCKGNLVPHLRSKTIICCNNTNLCNKDIFPEYTQRPTPAPDPMSLASGAPLIVLAVCLSICLIVFSIAMIIIYRRYRRRERGPCLVPSSGTLKDLIDQSSGSGSGLPLLVQRTIAKQLALSQCVGKGRYGEVWLAKWRGEKVAVKVFFTLEEASWFRETEIYQTVLMRHDNILGFIAADIKGTGSWTQMLLITDYHERGSLHDYLQTTVLDQPSLLAVCLSIASGIAHLHTEIFGTRGKPAIAHRDIKSRNILVKRNGECAIADFGLAVRFISESGEIDIAPNTRVGTRRYMAPEVLDESLNKTSFDAFKMADMYSVGLVLWEICRRCVTGGRVSTAEPYALPYHDVVPSDPDFEDMRLAVCVKRLRPVIPTRWENDPILCALSKIMTECWHGNPPVRLTALRVKKSMSKLHIDNAIKIV; from the exons ATGGCTGCTGCGCTCACCGTAAAAACGGGAAGGCGCGAATGTAAATACGGCCTATTATGGCtcagtgttttttttattctcgcaAAAAATATTGGGG tgaGTGGTATCACGTGTTATTGCGATGGCCACTGTCCCGATGATCGTCAGAATGGTACGTGCGAGGGTCGCCCGGGCGGTCACTGTTTCTCCGCCGTTGAGGAGGTATGGGACCGTGACCTTGGTGAATGGGttcctgaattttcatttggttGTCTACCACCCGATGAACAAGGTTTCATGCAGTGTAAGGGTAATCTAGTGCCACATCTTCGATCGAAGACCATCATCTGCTGCAACAATACCAATTTATGCAACAAGGACATTTTTCCGGAGTATACCCAGCGTCCCACCCCAGCACCGGACCCAATGAGTCTCGCATCAGGTGCACCACTGATTGTTCtcgctgtctgtctctccatcTGCCTCATTGTATTCTCCATTGCCATGATCATCATCTACAGGAGATACCGGAGGAGAGAACGAGGTCCTTGTTTGGTGCCATCATCAGGCACCCTGAAAGACTTGATTGATCAGAGCAGTGGATCAGGATCCGGTCTTCCTCTCTTAGTTCAGAGAACAATTGCCAAGCAGCTTGCACTGTCTCAGTGTGTGGGTAAGGGCCGCTATGGGGAGGTTTGGCTGGCCAAGTGGAGAGGTGAAAAGGTCGCTGTGAAGGTTTTCTTCACTCTTGAAGAGGCCTCTTGGTTTAGGGAAACTGAAATTTATCAGACTGTTCTTATGCGACACGACAATATCCTCGGCTTCATCGCTGCTGACATCAAGGGCACCGGTTCCTGGACCCAGATGTTGTTGATCACCGATTACCACGAGAGAGGCTCCCTTCATGACTATCTACAGACAACTGTTCTCGATCAGCCTAGTTTACTGGCGGTGTGCTTGAGTATTGCAAGCGGTATTGCTCATCTTCATACCGAAATATTTGGAACGAGGGGAAAACCTGCTATTGCTCACAGGGATATCAAGAGTCGAAATATTCTGGTGAAGAGGAATGGCGAATGTGCTATTGCGGACTTTGGTCTTGCCGTTAGATTTATAAG TGAAAGTGGAGAGATAGACATTGCCCCCAACACTAGAGTAGGAACGAGACGATACATGGCGCCGGAGGTACTCGACGAGAGCCTGAATAAAACGTCATTTGATGCCTTTAAAATGGCAGACATGTATTCAGTGGGTTTAGTACTCTGGGAGATATGCAGGAGATGTGTCACCGGTGGACGAGTGTCCACCGCTGAGCCCTATGCCTTGCCCTACCACGACGTCGTACCAAGTGATCCTGATTTCGAGGACATGAGACTGGCTGTGTGTGTCAAGAGGTTACGACCTGTCATACCCACCAGATGGGAAAATGATCCG atTCTGTGTGCACTGAGCAAAATAATGACAGAATGTTGGCATGGTAATCCACCAGTTCGTCTAACAGCCTTGCGAGTGAAAAAGTCAATGTCAAAACTTCACATTGACAATGCCATTAAAATAGTTTAG
- the L(2)37cd gene encoding general transcription factor 3C polypeptide 5: MEGGPSDNDNCSEKLDDDVNDKDFDINEFVNQSGDSDEDDNQCEEETQNVEEDEEESEETVYPGGHRLNKKFICIRYPGNVINADKAVETLGGISAVSTAITTSNRRLELRLRPADGFCKPACGDRHPVTGFLLRIRVKKSRVNQVMRTNLERASQARPHESAMPKDPLRPVIEDEIEDVTKYLRESSIDPADTSKRVPFPGQCDQNESTSKFDKFKCEDLSGAADYRLPKLKILGRVETEFRFTNLSDFQYLPVTRSLKDPKVNECIYEKIHPVGIPPYKWLESKVPYFFPPAVFSRMDTVQAFSLKTDAKESGQDHIIGKTRKRRAGLSNYIHFTTTTIPTGPPRGMETAMKVKFLNTDHLEKLKALFEERPIWSKNALAYKTNYTNEQLKILLPSCAYYFLTGPWRIMWTKLGYDPRKDPSARKYQTLDYRLKSMHGLEQNVKGKRTYSNYILPYKSANAAKSRTAVLRTMDLEGGAAKGTTKSDDIYIYREGTIPPSRQMFYQYCDVLSEEIQGMLDKLPDPLPGTKCHEKRGWLPSGFSDQCREIINRQVKAVLRKKMNIPEDHPTTLPRKRRSRLNLRLPFGKNEKRRKLVGKKSSEKKRKCGNSSNESDPDWEDN; the protein is encoded by the exons atggagGGGGGCCCTAGTGATAATGATAATTGCTCGGAGAAGCTTGACGACGACGTGAACGACAAAGACTTTGATATAAATGAGTTTGTGAATCAAAGTGGAGACTCAGATGAAGACGACAATCAATGT GAAGAGGAGACGCAAAATGTCGAGGAAGATGAGGAGGAGAGTGAGGAGACAGTTTATCCTGGAGGACACAGATTGAACAAGAAGTTCATCTGCATTCGTTATCCTGGCAATGTTATTAATGCTGACAAAGCTGTGGAAACACTGGGGGGAATTTCAGCGGTTTCCACT gCAATAACAACATCAAATCGTCGCCTAGAGCTTCGACTCCGTCCTGCAGACGGTTTCTGCAAGCCAGCCTGTGGAGATCGTCATCCAGTGACAGGTTTCCTCCTCAGAATCCGCGTGAAGAAGTCCAGAGTCAATCAGGTAATGCGAACAAATCTGGAGAGGGCATCTCAAGCTCGACCTCATGAGTCAGCAATGCCAAAGGATCCCCTGAGGCCGGTCATCGAGGACGAGATCGAGGACGTCACGAAGTACCTCCGAGAGTCATCGATCGACCCAGCGGACACATCTAAACGGGTTCCATTCCCAGGGCAATGTGATCAGAATGAGAGTACCTcgaaatttgataaatttaaatGTGAGGATCTCTCTGGAGCCGCAGACTATCGTCTCCCCAAGCTGAAGATCCTGGGGAGGGTCGAGACAGAGTTCAGATTCACGAATTTGAGCGATTTTCAGTATCTTCCGGTGACGAGGAGCTTGAAGGATCCCAAGGTGAACGAGTGTATTTACGAGAAAATTCATCCTGTGGGAATTCCCCCTTACAAGTGGCTGGAGAGCAAGGTACCCTACTTCTTCCCACCGGCTGTCTTCAGCAGAATGGATACCGTGCAGGCGTTCTCGTTGAAGACTGATGCTAAGGAGTCTG GTCAAGACCACATAATTGGAAAAACGAGAAAGCGTCGTGCAGGTCTCTCCAACTACATCCACTTCACCACAACGACGATCCCCACAGGTCCACCCAGAGGCATGGAGACAGCGATGAAAGTAAAGTTCCTAAACACTGATCACTTGGAGAAATTGAAGGCCCTCTTCGAGGAGAGGCCGATCTGGTCCAAGAATGCATTGGCCTACAAAACTAATTACACTAACGAACAGCTGAAGATTCTCCTACCGTCCTGTGCGTACTACTTCCTGACTGGACCCTGGAGGATCATGTGGACAAAGTTGGGATATGATCCGAGGAAGGATCCCTCCGCCAGAAAGTATCAGACCTTGGATTATCGACTTAAGTCCATGCATGGACTGGAGCAGAATGTCAAGGGCAAGAGAACTTACTCGAATTATATTCTTCCTTACAAGTCAGCCAACGCTGCTAAATCTAGGACAGCTGTTCTCAGGACGATGGATCTGGAGGGAGGAGCTGCTAAGGGGACCACCAAGTCTGacgatatttatatttatcgcGAGGGGACTATTCCGCCGTCGAGACAGATGTTTTATCAG TATTGTGATGTCCTATCAGAGGAGATACAAGGCATGCTGGATAAACTGCCAGACCCATTGCCAGGGACCAAGTGTCACGAGAAGAGAGGATGGCTACCAAGTGGATTCAGTGATCAGTGcagagaaataataaatcgaCAAGTGAAGGCTGTtctcaggaaaaaaatgaacattccTGAAGATC acccAACCACTCTTCCCCGGAAACGAAGAAGCAGATTAAACCTGAGATTACCCTTTGGGAAGAATGAGAAGCGGCGAAAACTGGTGGGGAAGAAGAGCTcggagaaaaagagaaaatgtggaaattCGTCAAACGAGTCTGATCCAGACTGGgaagataattaa
- the LOC135166362 gene encoding large ribosomal subunit protein eL34-like encodes MVQRLTYRRRLSYNTKSNRRRVVRTPGGKLVYQYLKKPKKIPRCGQCKDKLRGIQPARPMERSRMCRRKKTVKRVYGGVLCHKCVKERIVRAFLIEEQKIVVKVMRAQQASTKAKKAEK; translated from the exons ATGGTGCAGCGTCTCACGTACCGACGACGTCTGTCGTACAACACCAAGAGCAATCGTAGACGAGT gGTACGCACTCCAGGTGGTAAACTCGTCTACCAGTACCTGAAGAAACCCAAGAAGATCCCAAGATGTGGTCAGTGCAAAGACAAGCTCAGGGGTATCCAGCCAGCAAGGCCGATGGAACGCTCTCGTATGTGTAGACGTAAGAAGACTGTCAAGCGAGTCTATGGTGGTGTTCTTTGCCACAAATGCGTCAAAGAGAG GATCGTTCGTGCTTTCCTCATCGAGGAGCAGAAAATCGTGGTAAAGGTAATGAGGGCACAACAAGCCTCCACAAAAGCGAAGAAGGCCGAGAAATAA
- the LOC135166361 gene encoding serine/threonine-protein kinase 16 isoform X1 has product MNSLGLSLIFRMGCLCSKETITVNSTKYRVLEHLGEGGFSTVYLVEDIDSHKKYAIKKIVCHGPEDQHAAAKEIECHSMLKHPNIIPLIDSAQNGLADPLINSTGEVLLVLPYYHRGTLAHELERRSKNSNYFSPLEILNLFLQICEGVRAFHEVKPEPLAHRDLKTANIVIGDGMTPVIMDLGSVAPARVKVCGAQDAQSLQDVAAERCSMPYRAPELFNVESYCMVDERTDIWALGCILYALCYFKSPFDAVYERGDSVALAVISANVSFPENAPYSEEMQNLILSMLKTNPMERPYIYSVIESVHDAIAKIEGRV; this is encoded by the exons ATGAACAGCCTAGGACTCAGTTTGATATTCAGGATGGGGTGTTTGTGCTCCAAGGAAACAATTACTGTCAATTCAACCAAGTACAGAGTTTTGGAGCATCTTGGAGAAGG ggGCTTCAGTACAGTTTATCTAGTAGAAGATATCGACAGTCACAAGAAATATGCAATTAAAAAGATAGTTTGTCATGGACCTGAGGACCAACATGCAGCTGCCAAAGAGATCGAATGTCACTCGATGTTAAAACACCCAAATATCATTCCTCTCATTGATTCAGCTCAAAATGGTCTGGCCGATCCCCTTATTAATTCAACTGGGGAAGTTCTTCTGGTTCTGCCTTATTATCAC AGAGGAACACTAGCCCACGAACTAGAGAGAAGATCCAAGAACTCCAACTACTTCAGTCCCCTGGAGATCCTGAACCTATTTCTCCAAATATGCGAGGGTGTGAGGGCCTTTCACGAGGTAAAGCCTGAGCCCTTGGCCCACAGAGACCTCAAAACAGCGAATATCGTGATTGGCGATGGCATGACACCAGTGATAATGGACCTGGGCTCTGTCGCTCCAGCTCGAGTCAAGGTCTGTGGAGCTCAGGACGCCCAATCCCTTCAGGATGTCGCAGCTGAGAGGTGTTCAATGCCTTATAGAGCACCTGAACTCTTCAATGTCGAGAGCTACTGCATGGTTGACGAGAGAACTGATATATGGGCCCTTGGCTGTATTTTGTATGCCCTGTGCTATTTTAAATCACCTTTTGATGCTGTTTACGAACGAGGGGACAGTGTGGCACTTGCTGTTATAAGTGCTAACGTCAGTTTTCCAGAGAATGCACCTTACAGTGAG gaAATGCAGAATTTAATTCTGTCAATGTTGAAGACAAATCCCATGGAGCGGCCCTACATCTACAGTGTAATCGAAAGTGTTCACGATGCGATAGCCAAGATCGAGGGACGAGTctga
- the Slf gene encoding uncharacterized protein Slf, translating into MKMKLALVVVLALACCVHAAIKDARPHSNRPGRFLSLPVAQKCANRPKEFNFKGHNYFLSSHVPAHANAKVDWLDARNICREYCMDLVSLETQEENNMIFRLIQQNDVPYIWTSGRLCDFKGCENRRDLEPKSLYGWFWSANREKMAPTNQSPAGWGYNPWSQTGHKKARQPDNAEFDINGTTESCLSVLNNVYNDGIAWHDVACYHEKPFVCEDSQELLAYIANTNRGIRL; encoded by the exons ATGAAG ATGAAGCTGGCCTTAGTGGTCGTACTGGCTCTTGCCTGTTGTGTTCATGCTGCTATTAAGGACGCAAGGCCCCATAGCAATCGGCCTGGACGATTTTTGTCTTTGCCTGTTGCCCAAAAATGCGCAAATC GGCCAAaggaattcaatttcaaaggACACAACTACTTCCTGAGTAGCCATGTACCTGCTCATGCGAACGCTAAAGTTGACTGGTTAGACGCCCGAAACATCTGCAGGGAGTACTGCATGGACCTGGTGTCGCTCGAGACACAGGAGGAGAATAACATGATCTTCAGGCTCATTCAACAAA ATGACGTACCCTACATCTGGACCTCAGGTCGTCTCTGTGACTTCAAGGGCTGCGAAAATCGTCGTGATCTCGAGCCAAAGTCTTTGTACGGATGGTTCTGGTCGGCAAATCGCGAAAAGATGGCACCTACCAACCAGAGTCCAGCAGGATGGGGCTACAACCCATGGTCCCAGACTGGGCACAAGAAGGCACGTCAACCTGACAATGCAGAATTCGACATCAATGGGACTACTGAATCCTGTCTGTCTGTACTCAATAATGTTTATAACGATGGTATTGCATGGCATGATGTCGCTTGCTACCATGAAAAACCATTCGTTTGCGAAGACTCGCAAGAATTACTCGCTTATATCGCAAACACCAATCGTGGAATtcgtttgtaa
- the LOC135166978 gene encoding uncharacterized protein LOC135166978 isoform X2, whose protein sequence is MFAKSTDPPVKTPADPVPTFESLFNVCRIAIRFSGILGIDSVLSKSSGKIRDLKIFYYFFGICPVAVVLICEVRNMIHFWGSNISVALEICTSALSGLVVITQGFSIYYSRRDFLDFISSISDLWRRQVNYNSNRDIVRRVKGTRSFTQIYAILVILLASSYTLRPFCVGAWWIAADMLFLQSATHLSSQYQILNNDLMTIKTGVDAPTISDSSTIQQLNSLGKRHAHLLLLSEKLKRLFSPILMCLMLVTSANICICIINLQEELIRQNIAGVNKCVIHTLITMIQPAIYCIYANDLVESAEWTAMAAYESDWVNESQNFKKSVRLITMRAQEGLKFRFWGFFNVDVHQLTQIGTLAVRFFALVNNLA, encoded by the exons ATGTTCGCAAAATCGACAGATCCCCCCGTAAAAACCCCCGCCGACCCTGTGCCAACTTTCGAAAGCTTATTTAACGTATGTCGAATTGCAATACGTTTCTCTGGAATTCTCGGGATAGACTCAGTCCTCTCAAAATcgtcgggaaaaattcgagatttaaaaatattctattatttttttggaatatgCCCCGTAGCGGTCGTCCTCATCTGCGAGGTCCGCAACATGATCCACTTCTGGGGGTCAAACATTAGTGTGGCACTGGAGATATGCACATCTGCTCTCAGTGGTCTTGTTGTCATAACCCAAGGATTCTCGATATACTATTCTCGAAGAGACTTTTTGGATTTTATATCGTCGATAAGTGACTTATGGAGACGACAAGTAAATTATAATAGTAATCGTGACATTGTGAGGAGAGTGAAGGGCACCCGATCTTTCACGCAAATTTACGCTATTTTGGTGATACTTTTGGCGAGCAGTTATACACTTCGGCCCTTCTG CGTGGGTGCATGGTGGATAGCTGCAGACATGCTATTCCTGCAATCAGCGACTCACTTATCATCGCAATATCAG ATTCTGAATAACGATCTCATGACTATCAAAACTGGTGTCGATGCGCCTACTATCAGTGATTCTTCTACTATTCAACAACTGAATTCTCTTGGAAAACGTCATGCTCACTTATTACT ATTGTCCGAGAAATTGAAGAGATTATTCAGCCCGATATTGATGTGTCTGATGTTGGTGACAAGTGCTAATATTTGTATTTGCATAATCAATCTTCAGGAG GAACTCATTCGTCAAAACATTGCGGGAGTTAACAAGTGTGTTATACATACTCTAATTACTATGATCCAACCGGCTATATATTGCATTTATGCCAATGATCTTGTTGAAAGT gcCGAGTGGACGGCAATGGCGGCATACGAATCTGATTGGGTGAACGaaagtcaaaatttcaaaaaatctgtACGACTGATTACCATGCGGGCACAAGAAGGTCTTAAATTTagattttggggatttttcaaCGTCGACGTGCATCAGTTAACGCAG ATTGGTACCCTCGCTGTCAGATTTTTTGCACTAGTGAATAATCTGGCCTGA
- the LOC135166361 gene encoding serine/threonine-protein kinase 16 isoform X2, with translation MNSLGLSLIFRMGCLCSKETITVNSTKYRVLEHLGEGGFSTVYLVEDIDSHKKYAIKKIVCHGPEDQHAAAKEIECHSMLKHPNIIPLIDSAQNGLADPLINSTGEVLLVLPYYHRGTLAHELERRSKNSNYFSPLEILNLFLQICEGVRAFHEVKPEPLAHRDLKTANIVIGDGMTPVIMDLGSVAPARVKVCGAQDAQSLQDVAAERCSMPYRAPELFNVESYCMVDERTDIWALGCILYALCYFKSPFDAVYERGDSVALAVISANVSFPENAPYSEKKWSRKSFQIYIGKFLLVLAFERN, from the exons ATGAACAGCCTAGGACTCAGTTTGATATTCAGGATGGGGTGTTTGTGCTCCAAGGAAACAATTACTGTCAATTCAACCAAGTACAGAGTTTTGGAGCATCTTGGAGAAGG ggGCTTCAGTACAGTTTATCTAGTAGAAGATATCGACAGTCACAAGAAATATGCAATTAAAAAGATAGTTTGTCATGGACCTGAGGACCAACATGCAGCTGCCAAAGAGATCGAATGTCACTCGATGTTAAAACACCCAAATATCATTCCTCTCATTGATTCAGCTCAAAATGGTCTGGCCGATCCCCTTATTAATTCAACTGGGGAAGTTCTTCTGGTTCTGCCTTATTATCAC AGAGGAACACTAGCCCACGAACTAGAGAGAAGATCCAAGAACTCCAACTACTTCAGTCCCCTGGAGATCCTGAACCTATTTCTCCAAATATGCGAGGGTGTGAGGGCCTTTCACGAGGTAAAGCCTGAGCCCTTGGCCCACAGAGACCTCAAAACAGCGAATATCGTGATTGGCGATGGCATGACACCAGTGATAATGGACCTGGGCTCTGTCGCTCCAGCTCGAGTCAAGGTCTGTGGAGCTCAGGACGCCCAATCCCTTCAGGATGTCGCAGCTGAGAGGTGTTCAATGCCTTATAGAGCACCTGAACTCTTCAATGTCGAGAGCTACTGCATGGTTGACGAGAGAACTGATATATGGGCCCTTGGCTGTATTTTGTATGCCCTGTGCTATTTTAAATCACCTTTTGATGCTGTTTACGAACGAGGGGACAGTGTGGCACTTGCTGTTATAAGTGCTAACGTCAGTTTTCCAGAGAATGCACCTTACAGTGAG aaaaaatggaGCAGGAAGAGCTTCCAAATTTATATCGGCAAATTTCTTCTCGTTTTGGCTTTCGAACgaaattga